One genomic segment of Streptomyces sp. RerS4 includes these proteins:
- a CDS encoding MarR family transcriptional regulator, whose protein sequence is MRAYEESFTDVLIHAGTPRMMARVMTCLYLTDAGSLTASELVQRLQVSPASISKAIAFLENQGLVRRERDDRRRERYVVDDDVWYQSMMASARATAQLSETAREGVGVLGPGTPAATRLENIARFVDFVSESITRAAEQARDILHTKPATPPAP, encoded by the coding sequence ATGCGCGCGTACGAGGAGTCGTTCACGGATGTCCTCATCCACGCGGGCACGCCCAGGATGATGGCCCGCGTGATGACCTGCCTCTACCTCACGGACGCGGGCAGCCTCACCGCGTCCGAACTCGTCCAACGCCTCCAGGTCAGCCCGGCGTCCATCTCGAAGGCGATCGCGTTCCTGGAGAACCAGGGCCTCGTCCGCCGGGAACGCGACGACCGCCGCCGCGAGCGGTACGTCGTGGACGACGACGTCTGGTACCAGTCGATGATGGCCAGCGCCCGCGCCACCGCCCAGCTCAGCGAGACGGCGCGCGAGGGCGTCGGCGTCCTCGGCCCCGGCACCCCGGCCGCGACCCGCCTGGAGAACATCGCCCGCTTCGTCGACTTCGTCTCCGAAAGCATCACCCGCGCCGCCGAACAGGCCCGCGACATCCTCCACACCAAGCCGGCCACCCCACCGGCGCCGTGA
- a CDS encoding DUF4097 family beta strand repeat-containing protein has product MQKFATTAPIAAVLDIPAGRIRLIAADRADATVEVLPADASKNRDVKAAQEVTVDYTDGVLRVEAAEAKSRVLGHPGSVEVTVQLPAGSDVRAKAADAELRGVGRLGDVTFEAARAAVKLDETAGAHLTLQAGDITLGRLGGPAEIRTQKGDLRVDEAVRGAVVLRTESGDITIGAARGVSATLDAGTSYGRIHNALRNAEGADAGLTLHATTAYGDITARSN; this is encoded by the coding sequence GTGCAGAAGTTCGCCACCACCGCCCCGATCGCCGCCGTCCTCGACATCCCCGCCGGCCGGATCCGTCTCATCGCCGCCGACCGGGCCGACGCCACCGTCGAGGTCCTGCCCGCCGACGCCTCCAAGAACCGCGACGTCAAGGCGGCCCAGGAGGTCACCGTCGACTACACCGACGGCGTCCTGCGCGTCGAGGCCGCCGAGGCCAAGAGCCGCGTCCTGGGCCACCCCGGATCCGTCGAGGTCACCGTCCAGCTCCCCGCCGGGTCCGACGTCCGGGCCAAGGCCGCCGACGCCGAACTGCGCGGCGTCGGACGCCTCGGCGACGTCACCTTCGAGGCCGCCCGAGCCGCCGTCAAGCTCGACGAGACCGCGGGCGCCCACCTCACCCTCCAGGCCGGCGACATCACCCTCGGCCGCCTCGGCGGCCCCGCCGAGATCCGCACGCAGAAGGGCGACCTCCGCGTCGACGAGGCCGTACGCGGCGCCGTCGTCCTGCGCACCGAATCCGGCGACATCACCATCGGCGCCGCCCGCGGCGTCTCCGCCACCCTCGACGCCGGCACCTCCTACGGCCGCATCCACAACGCACTCCGGAACGCCGAAGGCGCCGACGCCGGCCTCACCCTCCACGCCACCACCGCCTACGGCGACATCACCGCCCGCAGCAACTGA